In Candidatus Bathyarchaeota archaeon, the genomic window TTCAAGCTTAAAGAAGTTGGAGTTAAAGCATCAATAATTGGGGAAACTCTACCAAACCCTAAAGAAAGATATATGATAACTAAAAATGGTAAAATTAAAAAAATCTTTATACCTAAAACAGATGAGTTATGGAAAGCTTTAAGAAGAAGGTTTTTCAAGAAAAGGTTTTAAAGCAGAAATAACTGTTAACCTTCTTCTTAAAATTCTAGTTGCTGGAATTCCAATTAATCCTCCAAAGAATACTTGAAACAAGTTTCCTGGGACTTCAGCTAAAGCTGCAGCTATACCAATCTTCATAATATAGCTTTCAGCAATAAAATATCCAACCACCATCGTTAACGCACCAATTCCCCAAGCAAGCAAATCTTTTTTAAAGCTTTTTCCATCTTTAATAAATCCTGTTAAAAATCCCTCTAAACCTTTTATAACAAGTGTGAAAGGTGCAAATATAGGGTAACCAATCATATCTGCTATAGCTGAACCAATTCCTCCAGCTAATCCACCAATAAATGAGCCAAAAGTTAAAGCGCAAATAAATATCATCGCATCCCCAATGTTTATATATCCTCCAGTAGCAGCAACTGGAATTCTAATAATCATTGTTGAAACAGTTACTAAACCAGCGAATACTATTGATAAACTTAAGTAAATAGTTAAACGCTTCATTTTCGGCATATTTCCTTTCATAAAATTTTCTTATATATAAGTTTAATCCCATATATGAGTTAAATATAATATAACTATTAACTGAAAAATTTATTAAATGAAAGATTCATTAACCCTTTAAATGAAGAAAAATGAAGTTTAAAATAGGTGAAACAACTTTAAGTATTATTCAAGGAGACTTAACAGAGCAGGATGTTGAAGCAATAGTTAATGCAGCGAATCCAAGCTTAATGGGTGGTGGAGGCGTTGACGGTGCTATTCATAAAAAAGGCGGCTCTAAAATTTTAGAGGAATGCAAAAAAATTAGAACCACTCTATACCCAAACGGGTTGCCTACAGGGAAAGCTGTGATAACTTCTGGAGGAAACCTAAAGGCTAAGTATGTAATTCATACGGTTGGTCCAATATGGAAGGGTGGAAGCGAGGGAGAACCTGAGCTTTTAACTGAAGCTTATAAAAACTCGTTAAAGCTTGCTGTTAAAAAAGGTTTAAAAACAATAGCTTTCCCATCAATAAGCACAGGCGCTTATGGTTACCCGATAGAGAAAGCTAGCAGAGTAGCGCTTAAAGCTATAAAAGAGTTTATAGAAAAAGAATTAGCTTCTATAAAGGAAGTTAGAATAGTCTTATTTAAGGAGGAAGATTTAAAAGTTTATAAAGAAGCTGTTAAAGAGCTTTTTTAAGCTTTAGAAAATTTAAGGGAGAAACATAAAATTTAAGAAGCTTAATTTAATTAAGCTTTAAAATTTTGTTAAGAGCGTGGTTTAAACATGGAAAAAGGAAAAAGTTGGGTTATTAAAGGTGATGGAGAAACCTTTTGGCCTTCAACTGAACTTAAGAAAATTGCTTGGATAACCGATGAATCAATTTATGAAAAAGCTAGCAAGGATCCTTTAGGTTTCTGGGCTGAAAAAGCTCGTGAAGGCTTGGAATGGTTTAAGGAATGGGATAAACCCTATGAATGGAATCCACCATATTTTAAATGGTTTATTGGGGGCAAATTAAACATTTGCTATAACGCTGTAGATAGACATGTTAAAACTTGGAGAAAAAATAAAGCTGCTATAATCTGGGAACCTGAACCGCCTGAAGAAAGAAATCGAGTTTTAACTTATAATGACCTCTATAGAGAGGTTAACAAGTTTGCTAACGTTCTTAAAACTCTTGGCGTAAAGAAAGGCGATAGAGTTGGAATATATATGCCGGTGATTCCAGAGGTTCAAATAGCTATGCTGGCTTGCACTCGAATAGGGGCTATCCATAGCGTAGTATTTTCAGCGTTTAGTCCTGAATCTTTAAAAAGCAGATTAATAGATGCTGAAGCTAAAGTTTTAGTTACAGCTGATGGATATTATCGAAGAGGAAAAAGTATTAATCTTAAAGCTGGCGCTGATGAAGGAGTTAAGGAAACTTCTGTAGAAAAAGTTGTTGTTGTTAAAAGAATTGGATTAAACGTAGAGATGAAAGAGGGACGGGATTTTTGGTGGCATGAATTAATGGATAAAGCTGAATCTTATTATGAACCAGAGATTATGGATAGCGAAGATCCTTCATTTATTCTATATACTAGTGGAACAACAGGTAAACCTAAAGGTATAGTCCACCATACAGGCGGTTATGCTACTCAAGCTTATTGGACAACTAAGTGGGACTTTGATTTACATGATGAAGATATTATGTGGTGCACAGCTGATATAGGATGGATTACAGGACATACATATGCTTGTTATGGGCCATTACTATGTGGTGCTACAATGGTGATTTATGAGGGTGCTCCAGATTATCCAGCGCCAGATAGATTTTGGCAAATAATAGAAAAGTATGGAGTGACAATATTTTATACAGCTCCAACAGCTATTAGAATGTTCATGATGCTTGGTGAAGAATGGATTAAAAAACATGATTTATCAAGCTTAAGAATACTTGGCACCGTTGGTGAACCAATAGATAGAGAGTCGTGGATGTGGTATTTTAACAATATTGGTGGTGGAAGATGTCCCATAATTGATACTTGGTGGCAAACTGAAACTGGAGGAACATTGATAAACGCTTTACCAGGCATAGGGCCATTTATACCAACAGTTGCTGGAAGAGCTTTTCCAGGAGTTAAAAGGGATATACTTGATGATGAAGGTAAACCTAGCAAAGAAGGAAATTTAGTTATATGCGAGCCTTTTCCGCCTGGAATGCTTAGAGGAATATTTAAAGATCCTAAAAGATATAAAGAGCAGTATTGGAATAGGTTTGGAGAAAAATATTATACAACTGGAGATGGAGCTAAAATTTTTGATGAAATAGGAAACACTAGAATAACTGGTAGAGTAGATGACGTTATGAAGGTGGCTGGGCATAGATTAGCTAATGCGGAAGTTGAAGATGCATTAAACCGGCATGAAGCTGTTATAGAAAGCGCTGTAGTAGCAGCTCCAGACCCTATTAAAGGCGAGGTTCCATTAGCCTTCGTTGTTTTAGAAAAAGATTATGTGCCATCAGAAGATTTAACTAATCAATTGATAAAGCAGGTGGAACGAATTATAGGGCCGACAGCTAGACCGAAAAAAATCATTTACGTGTCAGATCTACCTAAAACTAGAAGCGGAAAAATAATGAGGCGGATAATAAAGAAATTAATTACAAAAGAGCCTGTAGGCGATATTACCACATTAATGAACCCTGAATCTGTTGAAGAATTAAGAAAAATAATTGAAACAACATATATATAACATTCTACTTTTTCTTTTCTACCCAATTACACTCTTTTTTAATTGGGCAAATCCAGCATAAAGGTTTATTAACTTTACAAAAGTTTTTTCCATGAAAATAAATTAAGCTTTGAATCCATCCCCCTAAATCCTTAAAATAGCTTAAACCCGCTCTTAAGCATGTTTTTCTTTCAGCCTTAGGGCATAATTGAATATTAAATTTTAAAGCGGCTTCAGAATCGCAAATAAACTTTGAGCAAAAACGTTTTTCAGGCATTTCTACTTGCTTTACTAAACCAAGCCTAACAGATACAGTTTTTATATGGGCATCGCATGGAATAACATTTGTGGATTTAAAAGTGGTTAATATAATTGAATCCGCTACTTTTGGGCCAATTCCCCAACATCCTTTAATTAAAGTTAATCTTGCTAATTCAGGAGGTAACCAAAGAATAAATTCTTCAGGTGGAACATAAGGTTCACCTATTAATTTTTTAACTTTTTCATGCAATCGTTTAGAAAGAGTTTCTAAACTCTTCATAGTTTTTTGAAGCTGAAAAACTTGATAACTATTATCTATGCTTTTTAACTCTTTTTTATTTAAATTAGCTATTAAATCTAATCTCCCATTTGTTTTTCTCCATATTTTTCTACACCAATTTAACACTCTTTCATAATTAACTCTTTTAGAAAGAACAGCAGCTATCAAAATGTATTTAAAATCTAAAGGATCATAAGGTAATCTAACGCCTTTATAAGTTTCAGCTAAAGCCTCTATTTGAGGTTTAACTTCGCTAGGCAATTCTTGAATATGCTCTTCATATGGACCTTTATAAAGCCCTGTTTCAAGTAAAACTCT contains:
- a CDS encoding ECF transporter S component, with amino-acid sequence MKRLTIYLSLSIVFAGLVTVSTMIIRIPVAATGGYINIGDAMIFICALTFGSFIGGLAGGIGSAIADMIGYPIFAPFTLVIKGLEGFLTGFIKDGKSFKKDLLAWGIGALTMVVGYFIAESYIMKIGIAAALAEVPGNLFQVFFGGLIGIPATRILRRRLTVISALKPFLEKPSS
- a CDS encoding O-acetyl-ADP-ribose deacetylase — protein: MKFKIGETTLSIIQGDLTEQDVEAIVNAANPSLMGGGGVDGAIHKKGGSKILEECKKIRTTLYPNGLPTGKAVITSGGNLKAKYVIHTVGPIWKGGSEGEPELLTEAYKNSLKLAVKKGLKTIAFPSISTGAYGYPIEKASRVALKAIKEFIEKELASIKEVRIVLFKEEDLKVYKEAVKELF
- the acs gene encoding acetate--CoA ligase, which encodes MEKGKSWVIKGDGETFWPSTELKKIAWITDESIYEKASKDPLGFWAEKAREGLEWFKEWDKPYEWNPPYFKWFIGGKLNICYNAVDRHVKTWRKNKAAIIWEPEPPEERNRVLTYNDLYREVNKFANVLKTLGVKKGDRVGIYMPVIPEVQIAMLACTRIGAIHSVVFSAFSPESLKSRLIDAEAKVLVTADGYYRRGKSINLKAGADEGVKETSVEKVVVVKRIGLNVEMKEGRDFWWHELMDKAESYYEPEIMDSEDPSFILYTSGTTGKPKGIVHHTGGYATQAYWTTKWDFDLHDEDIMWCTADIGWITGHTYACYGPLLCGATMVIYEGAPDYPAPDRFWQIIEKYGVTIFYTAPTAIRMFMMLGEEWIKKHDLSSLRILGTVGEPIDRESWMWYFNNIGGGRCPIIDTWWQTETGGTLINALPGIGPFIPTVAGRAFPGVKRDILDDEGKPSKEGNLVICEPFPPGMLRGIFKDPKRYKEQYWNRFGEKYYTTGDGAKIFDEIGNTRITGRVDDVMKVAGHRLANAEVEDALNRHEAVIESAVVAAPDPIKGEVPLAFVVLEKDYVPSEDLTNQLIKQVERIIGPTARPKKIIYVSDLPKTRSGKIMRRIIKKLITKEPVGDITTLMNPESVEELRKIIETTYI